From Candidatus Binatus sp., one genomic window encodes:
- a CDS encoding type II toxin-antitoxin system RelE/ParE family toxin — protein MKRAKLGSKTSTALKESWNEILSEFRANPSNPSIPLAGTPIPGNNRQIFKKRIPDPDKNRGKSGGYRLIYWWRTAEAELVGLLLYHKSEKEDVTKKEIEAARTRFISENPF, from the coding sequence TTGAAGCGCGCCAAATTAGGTTCAAAGACTTCAACCGCGCTCAAAGAAAGCTGGAACGAAATCCTCTCGGAATTTAGAGCTAATCCGAGCAATCCGTCTATTCCTCTCGCAGGTACACCCATCCCCGGCAACAACCGGCAGATCTTTAAGAAGAGGATTCCTGATCCGGATAAGAATCGCGGCAAATCTGGAGGTTATCGACTGATCTATTGGTGGCGCACAGCCGAAGCAGAACTGGTCGGTCTCCTGCTTTACCACAAATCTGAAAAAGAAGATGTCACGAAAAAGGAAATCGAGGCAGCCCGGACCAGGTTCATTTCCGAGAACCCCTTTTAG
- a CDS encoding nuclear transport factor 2 family protein, with translation MEAKTNAQESLAVADRLFKSIEHGDLAAIRSSVYAPNAKIWHNNDGLTQTVEQNLAVLGWVVANINEVAYTEVRRQPTPTGFVQQHVMRGKLKSSGKEFSLPACIICEVENGRITRLDEYLDSAHTAALR, from the coding sequence ATGGAAGCAAAAACCAACGCGCAGGAATCGCTCGCGGTCGCGGACCGGCTGTTCAAATCGATCGAGCACGGCGACCTCGCCGCAATCCGCAGCAGCGTTTACGCGCCGAATGCGAAAATCTGGCACAACAACGACGGGCTGACGCAGACCGTCGAGCAGAATCTCGCCGTGCTCGGATGGGTGGTCGCGAATATCAACGAAGTCGCGTACACGGAAGTCCGCCGCCAGCCGACGCCGACCGGATTCGTGCAGCAGCACGTGATGCGCGGCAAGCTGAAAAGCTCGGGCAAGGAATTTTCGCTGCCCGCGTGCATCATCTGCGAAGTCGAGAACGGACGAATCACGCGGCTCGACGAGTACCTGGATTCGGCGCATACCGCGGCGCTGCGATAA
- a CDS encoding MOSC domain-containing protein: MARRQIGTVSALARYPVKSMLGEHPAELEFSERGAIGDRAYALREAVTGQIASAKKFAGLFEFRAAYDSPPVAGRVNPVTITLPDSRKIHAEDADAADAISTALGRKMRLERAETAHNERAGIDPATVFADVPFDQIFPGMKAMPDNFKLEQASFFDTNVMHVIATGTLRHLSKLTAGSNFDPRRFRPTILVETGARDDAFIEDDWIGGTLEVGAGLKIVAMQPALRCVMTTHPQEDLGRDYAILRTAAYHHKANVGVFASIGAGGKVRVGDPVYLVQ; encoded by the coding sequence ATGGCGCGAAGGCAAATCGGCACGGTGAGCGCGCTCGCGCGATATCCGGTCAAATCGATGCTCGGGGAGCATCCGGCGGAACTCGAGTTCAGCGAGCGCGGCGCGATCGGCGATCGCGCGTACGCATTGCGCGAGGCCGTGACCGGGCAGATCGCGAGCGCCAAGAAATTCGCGGGGCTGTTCGAATTCCGCGCGGCGTACGACTCGCCACCGGTTGCGGGGCGCGTAAATCCCGTGACGATCACGCTGCCTGATTCGCGCAAGATCCATGCTGAGGACGCCGATGCGGCCGACGCGATTTCGACCGCACTCGGGCGCAAGATGAGGCTCGAACGCGCCGAAACGGCGCACAATGAGCGCGCTGGAATCGATCCTGCCACGGTGTTTGCCGATGTGCCGTTCGACCAGATTTTTCCCGGCATGAAGGCGATGCCGGACAACTTCAAACTCGAGCAGGCGAGCTTTTTCGATACCAACGTGATGCACGTGATCGCGACCGGCACGCTGCGCCATCTGTCGAAGCTAACCGCCGGGTCGAACTTCGATCCGCGCCGTTTTCGTCCGACGATCCTGGTCGAGACGGGCGCGCGCGATGATGCGTTTATCGAAGATGACTGGATTGGCGGCACGCTCGAAGTCGGCGCGGGTTTGAAAATCGTCGCGATGCAACCGGCGCTGCGCTGCGTGATGACGACTCATCCGCAGGAAGATTTGGGGCGCGACTACGCGATTCTGCGCACCGCTGCGTATCATCATAAAGCGAACGTCGGCGTGTTCGCGTCGATCGGCGCTGGCGGCAAAGTTCGCGTCGGCGATCCGGTCTATCTCGTTCAGTAG
- a CDS encoding LLM class flavin-dependent oxidoreductase has protein sequence MNQRLGFGVFLAPHHPIGEHPTLQLQRDLELVKHLDDLLYDEFWVGEHHSAGWETIGSPEMFLVAAAERTKRIKLGTGVISVPYHHPFNIAQRIAMLDHLSHGRAMLGVGPGALPSDAVMLGIDPMTQRDKMDEGLGVVIRLLHEREPFSYKGSWFELNDAALQIRPLQDKIPVAVASTISPSGMKAAGKYGVGVLSVATYSEEGLQALPTQWGFGETSAKEHGQVIDRANWRILVNVHLSDSKEQALREVAEGLKSWQNEYLVGILGSPVAKPIEDGYKAAQRMSEYGGGIFGTPEDALIAIEKLQKHAGGFGTLMCFAHDWVTREQSLRSYELLARYVMPRCQGLIKPIDDSANRVRANKKELMEKSTGAILKAIHDYNATHPREKKK, from the coding sequence ATGAACCAGCGTTTAGGTTTCGGCGTGTTTCTCGCACCGCATCATCCAATCGGGGAGCATCCGACGCTCCAGCTTCAGCGCGATCTCGAACTCGTGAAGCATCTCGACGATTTGCTCTATGACGAATTCTGGGTCGGCGAGCATCATTCGGCCGGATGGGAGACGATCGGCTCGCCCGAGATGTTCCTGGTGGCGGCGGCGGAGCGCACCAAGCGAATCAAACTTGGGACGGGCGTCATCTCGGTGCCGTATCATCATCCGTTTAATATTGCGCAGCGAATCGCGATGCTCGATCACTTGAGCCACGGGCGCGCGATGCTCGGCGTCGGGCCGGGCGCGCTGCCGTCGGACGCGGTGATGCTCGGAATCGATCCGATGACGCAGCGCGACAAGATGGACGAAGGCCTCGGCGTGGTTATCCGCCTCCTCCACGAGCGCGAGCCGTTCAGCTACAAAGGCTCGTGGTTCGAGCTGAACGATGCGGCGCTGCAGATTCGTCCGCTGCAGGACAAGATCCCGGTCGCGGTCGCGTCCACGATCTCGCCGTCGGGAATGAAAGCCGCGGGCAAGTACGGCGTCGGCGTGCTCTCGGTCGCGACTTACTCGGAAGAAGGCTTGCAGGCGCTGCCGACGCAGTGGGGTTTTGGCGAGACCTCGGCCAAGGAACACGGCCAAGTGATCGACCGCGCCAACTGGCGGATTCTCGTCAACGTGCATCTGTCGGACTCGAAAGAGCAGGCGCTGCGCGAAGTGGCCGAGGGTTTGAAGAGCTGGCAGAACGAGTATCTCGTGGGAATCCTCGGGTCGCCGGTCGCCAAGCCGATCGAGGACGGCTACAAGGCGGCGCAGCGGATGTCGGAATACGGCGGCGGCATTTTCGGAACGCCTGAAGACGCGCTGATCGCGATCGAAAAGCTGCAAAAGCATGCGGGCGGTTTCGGCACTTTGATGTGTTTCGCGCATGACTGGGTGACGCGCGAACAGAGTCTCCGCAGTTACGAGTTGCTGGCGCGATACGTGATGCCGCGATGCCAGGGGCTGATCAAGCCGATCGACGACTCGGCGAATCGAGTGCGCGCCAACAAGAAGGAACTGATGGAGAAATCGACGGGCGCGATCCTGAAAGCGATCCACGACTACAACGCGACGCATCCGCGGGAGAAAAAGAAGTAA